One genomic region from Podarcis raffonei isolate rPodRaf1 chromosome 16, rPodRaf1.pri, whole genome shotgun sequence encodes:
- the TDRKH gene encoding tudor and KH domain-containing protein, producing MASEKGSWSSLTTLQKVALALGVPASGAILYILYRRYRESQEERVTFVGEEELQVEMKVPKDAVKLLIGRHGANVKQLRKETQARIDIDVEDSGEERLIRICGSAVQVCKAKAAIHQILEENMAVTEKILVPQRAVGRIIGRGGETVRAIHQSTGAKIDCDREGSFSLTRQITLSGTRKEVLAAKKLIAEKVLEDEAFHKKLSHAALARSQRKQPLGTRKEDAGGSGDRRGDPLCTGEAFSQPLGTPRPEGVAGKFPEYPPEEPQELRSAGGSSEESLSETSCLSYAFEVPSPDFSFHANEHLEVYVSASESPNHFWIQIIGSRTFQLDKLTREMTQYYDSGLSAPQPELLKVNVGDIVAAPYPEDRAWYRARVLGTLGNGNMDLYYVDFGDNGEAPLEKLQPLRSDFLSLPFQAIECGLAGIAPVGESWSEAALDEFDRLTHCAKWKPVLAKISSYLPAGSSTWPHVRLYNTTSGQDIDVGAELVRLGYAVQCPQDGDGGAGDGPDPLDRGAQHRSLGDATGVSLESLLSDTQKTPDEMPLTLSCLSLSDEPVEGPRDETEPPHCLASTLEGLLPSLESLQLSLPFATPSEGFPSTPRPCETGGGRGRSHSNPPPETPAQAEAAMELTPLPDVELWAAKAEQASTPSGLGQPGEGASSPWLSSEGCPGEEDLSISQADSSTYSPRGYFYYLSSSGDTCDSSVFYCKGSPSLADESSGTSCSPSSPVSEGSGRKGTVLCA from the exons ATGGCATCCGAGAAGGGCTCCTGGAGCAGTCTGACCACGCTGCAGAAGGTGGCCCTGGCACTCGGGGTCCCCGCCAGCGGGGCGATTCTCTACATCCTGTATCGCCGTTACCGGGAGAGCCAAG AGGAGCGGGTGACGTTTGTGGGCGAGGAGGAGCTCCAGGTGGAGATGAAGGTCCCGAAGGATGCCGTGAAGCTGCTCATCGGGCGCCACGGAGCCAACGTCAAGCAG CTGCGGAAGGAGACCCAGGCCCGCATTGACATCGACGTGGAGGATTCTGGCGAGGAGCGCCTGATCCGCATCTGTGGCTCCGCCGTCCAGGTGTGCAAGGCCAAAGCCGCCATCCACCAGATCCTGGAGGAGAACATGGCCGTGACGGAAAAGATCCTCGTGCCCCAGCGTGCTGTGGGGCGCATCATTG GCAGGGGCGGGGAGACAGTGCGAGCCATCCACCAGAGCACGGGGGCCAAGATCGATTGCGACCGCGAAGGGAGTTTTTCGCTCACCCGCCAGATCACGCTCTCTGGGACTCGCAAGGAGGTGTTGGCAGCTAAG AAACTGATCGCGGAGAAGGTTTTGGAGGATGAGGCCTTCCACAAGAAACTCTCGCACGCGGCTTTGGCCCGGTCCCAGCGGAAGCAGCCTCTGGGCACGAGGAAGGAGGACGCTGGCGGCAGCGGCGATCGGAGGGGGGATCCTCTTTGCACCGGAGAAGCTTTCAGTCAGCCGCTGGGGACCCCACGCCCGGAAGGAGTCGCTGGGAAGTTCCCAGAATATCCCCCTGAGGAACCCCAGGAGCTGAGGAGCGCAGGCGGCTCCTCCGAGGAGTCCTTATCGGAAACCTCTTGCCTGAGCTATGCTTTTGAAG TCCCCAGTCCGGACTTCAGCTTCCACGCCAATGAGCACCTGGAGGTCTACGTCTCGGCCTCCGAGAGCCCGAACCACTTCTGGATCCAGATTATCGGCTCGCGCACCTTCCAGCTGGACAAGCTCACCCGTGAAATGACACAGTACTACGACAGCGGCCTTTCG GCTCCCCAGCCGGAACTCCTGAAGGTGAACGTGGGGGACATCGTGGCCGCCCCGTATCCCGAAGACCGCGCCTGGTACAGAGCCAGAGTCCTTGGCACCTTGGGCAATGGAAACATGGACCTCTACTACGTGGACTTTGGTGACAACGGAGAGGCCCCTTTGGAGAAGCTGCAGCCGTTACg GAGTGACTTCCTCAGCCTCCCCTTCCAAGCGATAGAGTGTGGCCTTGCCGGAATCGCTCCAGTGG GAGAGTCCTGGTCCGAAGCCGCGTTGGACGAGTTTGACCGCCTCACACACTGCGCCAAGTGGAAGCCGGTGCTGGCGAAGATCTCCAGCTACCTGCCTGCTGGGAGCAGCACCTGGCCTCACGTCAGATTGTACAATACCACCAGCGGGCAG GACATCGACGTCGGTGCAGAGCTGGTGCGGTTGGGCTACGCGGTGCAGTGCCCGCAGGATGGAGACGGCGGGGCTGGAGATGGGCCCGATCCGTTGGACAGAGGTGCCCAGCACAGAAGCCTG GGAGACGCGACGGGGGTGTCCCTGGAGAGCCTTCTCTCAGACACGCAGAAGACCCCCGACGAGATGCCCCTCACTTTGTCCTGCCTCAGCCTTTCCG ATGAGCCTGTTGAAGGACCTCGGGACGAGACGGAGCCCCCCCACTGCTTGGCATCCACCCTGGAAGGTCTCCTCCCCTCGCTGGAGTCCCTGCAGCTCTCCCTCCCCTTTGCCACCCCTTCGGAGGGTTTCCCCTCCACCCCTCGCCCCTGCGAAACAGGGGGCGGCAGGGGGCGCTCCCATTCAAACCCACCTCCAGAAACGCCCGCTCAGGCAGAGGCGGCGATGGAGTTGACCCCTCTGCCGGACGTTGAGCTGTGGGCGGCCAAAGCGGAACAGGCGTCCACCCCCAGCGGTCTTGGCCAACCCGGAGAGGGGGCCTCGTCCCCCTGGCTCTCGAGCGAAGGCTGCCCCGGCGAGGAGGACCTGTCAATCAGCCAGGCGGACAGCAGCACCTACTCTCCCCGGGGCTACTTCTACTACCTCTCCTCGTCCGGGGACACTTGCGATTCCTCGGTCTTCTACTGCAAAGGGTCCCCCTCCCTCGCCGACGAGTCTAGTGGCACGTCCTGCAGCCCCTCCAGCCCCGTTTCTGAAGGCAGCGGGAGGAAAGGTACAGTCCTCTGCGCTTGA
- the OAZ3 gene encoding LOW QUALITY PROTEIN: ornithine decarboxylase antizyme 3 (The sequence of the model RefSeq protein was modified relative to this genomic sequence to represent the inferred CDS: deleted 1 base in 1 codon), which produces MGKEKGQQLGPSAEACPSFCAISKRRLRYRRKMTPSGKSSTLTQRESLSIRPRYCPQCSEFVGGCPDRRRSLEGDQASLKEVYKARNLTVFAGERQRPDQPVQLDFHFACGSQGVSHWHGLLQARTVFLDTPHLALDCNSRESLTATLEYVEENTEADQVLVNFHKSRRDRGDLLRAFGFLGFTLLRPDHPSLPPWEDVIFMAYPMERELCQAEEDEKWRTRKPDPSGRQDGAVLGGQAP; this is translated from the exons AACTGGGGCCCAGTGCGGAAGCCTG CCCCTCTTTCTGCGCCATCAGCAAGCGCCGCCTTAGATATCGGCGGAAAATGACGCCCAGTGGCAAGAG CTCAACCCTTACCCAACGTGAGAGCTTGAGTATCCGGCCCCGCTACTGCCCGCAGTGCTCC GAGTTCGTGGGCGGCTGCCCAGACAGGAGAAGGAGCCTCGAAGGAGACCAAGCGAGCCTTAAAGAGGTATATAAG GCTAGGAATCTCACTGTTTTCGCCGGCGAGCGCCAACGTCCCGACCAGCCGGTTCAGTTGGACTTCCATTTTGCCTGCGGCAGCCAGGGAGTCAGTCACTGGCACGGCCTCCTCCAGGCACGCACGGTTTTCCTCGACACGCCTCACCTTGCCCTGGACTGCAACAGCCGTGAAAG CCTGACTGCAACGCTGGAATACGTGGAAGAAAATACAGAGGCGGACCAGGTGCTTGTTAACTTCCACAAGTCTCGACGGGACAGgg GAGACTTGCTACGAGCCTTTGGCTTCTTGGGTTTCACGCTCCTGCGGCCGGAtcacccttcccttcctccctgggAGGACGTCATCTTCATGGCTTACCCCATGGAACGAGAACTTTGCCAAGCGGAGGAGGATGAGAAGTGGAGGACCCGGAAACCAGACCCATCTGGGAGGCAGGATGGGGCTGTTCTTGGCGGACAGGCTCCCTGA